Genomic DNA from Methanosarcina sp. MTP4:
CCCCGGAATAAGGATTATCAACTTATCGACAGGTTCATAGACCTTTATCTTCCTGCCTTTCCGGCTCCACCTGACCTCCGTGACCCGGATCAGGCCGGAATCAAGCAAAGCATCAAGGTGGTACTGGAGGGTGTTTAGCCGCAGGTCAAGCCCGCCTGCAAGCTCGCTTGCCGACATATTACCGGATTCCAGTAGCTGCAGGATTCTTATCGAAGTTTCGTTGGATAGGGTCTGTATGATTTTTCTGGAATCATTCGAAAGGGACAGTATCCGCAGATTTTCTTCGGAAGCTTGTGCTTGCATATCTGATCTTTGCATCCCTGACCCTCTTTTATTTCATTCCCTGCGAGCTCCGGGAATATTCCGGTTATTCATCAATCCTTTCAAAAAGGCATAGTACCGGTCGTTTCTCAGTATCA
This window encodes:
- a CDS encoding transcriptional regulator, whose product is MQRSDMQAQASEENLRILSLSNDSRKIIQTLSNETSIRILQLLESGNMSASELAGGLDLRLNTLQYHLDALLDSGLIRVTEVRWSRKGRKIKVYEPVDKLIILIPGRSPFNKTALSGLLQECMEEDPDLCPI